The sequence CGTGCTGATCGACGGGCAGGACGTCGCCGAAATCACGCAGGAGAGCCTGCGCTCGGCGATCGGCATGGTCCCGCAGGACACGGTCCTGTTCAACGACACGATCGGCTACAACATCCGCTACGGCCGCTGGGACGCCACCGACGAGGAGGTGCGCGAGGCCGCCCGCCTCGCCCAGATCGATCGGTTCATCGAGAGCCTGCCCGAGGGCTACGACACGCCGGTGGGCGAGCGCGGCCTCAAGCTGTCGGGCGGCGAGAAGCAGCGCGTCGCCATCGCCCGCACGATCCTCAAGAGCCCGCCGATCCTGCTCCTCGACGAGGCGACCTCGGCGCTCGATTCCTTCACCGAGAAGGAGATCCAGGACGCGCTCGACCGGGTGAGCCGCGGGCGCACGACCCTCGTCATCGCCCACCGGCTGTCGACGGTCGTCGGCGCCGACGAGATCATCGTGCTCGACAAGGGCGAGATCGTCGAGCGCGGCTCGCACGCCCAGCTGCTGTCCGCGGAGGGCGTCTACGCCGCCATGTGGAACCGCCAGCGTGAGGCCGACGAGGCCCGCCAGCTGCTCAAGCGGGCCGAGGACGAGCGCGCGGACTCGCTCAGGGTGGCGATCGGCGAGTGAGGCGGCGCGGGGCGGGCCGGGCCGCGGTGCCCAGCACGAGCCAGGTCCAGCGCACGCCGGCCGCGCGGGCGTCGGCCTGCAAGGCAGGGCGCTCGTCCCGATAGGTCGCCCGCAGGCCCGCGGCTTCGGCGCACGCGATCGTCTCCGCCGGATCGATCGGAAAGGTCGCGCGGTCCGCGGGCGCCGGACCGTGCCGCAACGCGAGCAGGAGCGCGCCATCCGGGGCGAGCAGGCGTGCGAGAGTCTCCATCGCCGGGCCGCGATCGCGCGGCGCCAGATGCTGCCAGACGCCGACGACGAGGACGAGGTCGAAGGTCTCTGCGCGCGCCAGGACCCGCGGCAGCCCGGGCAGAAGGTCGTCCTCCCATGCGACGGGACCGTCGACGTGGCGCGCCGCGCCGGCGCGCCGGAACGCCGCCGCCGGCTCGACGGCGAGCGCCGTCCAGCCGCGCGCCGCGAAGAAGGCGGCGTCCCGTCCCGTGCCCGCGCCGACATCGAGGAGCCGACCCGGCCCGGCGGGCAGATGCCGAAGGTGCGGAGCATGGAGCTCCGCGGCCGAAATCGTGTCGTAGCGCGCGATCAGCGCAGCCGCCGCCGCTTCGTAGCCGGCGACCGCCTCGGAGCGATCCGCCGCGGCTCGGCTCATCCCCCCGTCACGCTCATGTGCCGTCCCACCGCCGGGCGGTTCACCCGTCGGTCGATGACGAAGTCGTGGCCCTTGGGCTTGCGGAGGATGGCGTCGCGGATGGCCTGGGCGACGGGCTCGTCGCTCTCCGAGCGGCGCAGCGGCGTGCGCAGGTCGGCGGCGTCCTCCTGGCCGAGGCACATGTAGAGCGTGCCCGTGCAGGTGAGGCGCACGCGGTTGCAGCTCTCGCAGAAATTATGGGTCATCGGCGTGATGAAGCCGAGCCGCCCGCCGGTCTCCTCGACCTTCACGTAGCGCGCCGGGCCGCCGGTGCGATCGGGCAGGTCGGTGAGCGTGTAGCGGTCCATCAGCCGGGCGCGCACCTGCGAGAGCGGCAGGAACTGGTCGATGCGGTCGGGCTCGATCTCGCCGAGCGGCATCACCTCGATCAGCGTCAGGTCCATGCCGCGACCGTGCGCCCAGTCCAGCATGGGCTCGATCTCGTCCTCGTTGACGCCCTTGAGCGCCACCGCGTTGATCTTGACCGACAGGCCCGCCGCCTGGGCGGCGTCGAGGCCGGCCATCACCTTGCCGAGGTCGCCCCAACGCGTGATCGTGCGGAACTTGTCCGGGTCGAGCGTGTCCATCGAGACGTTGACGCGCTTCACGCCGACCGCGGCGAGCTCGGCCGCGTGGCGGGCGAGCTGCGAGCCGTTGGTGGTGACCGTCAGCTCCTCCAGCGCTCCGCTGTCGAGGTGGCGCCCGAGGCTGCGGAAGAGGGTCATGATGTCCCTGCGCACGAGCGGCTCGCCGCCGGTGATGCGCAGCTTGCGCACCCCGTGGCGGACGAAGACCGTGCACAGCCGGTCGAGCTCCTCGAGGGTGAGCAGGTCGCGCTTGGGCAGGAAGGTCATGTCCTCGGACATGCAGTAGACGCAGCGGAAATCGCAGCGATCCGTGACCGAGACGCGCAGATAGGAAATCGCCCGCCCGAAGGGGTCGATCATCGGCGCGCCCGCGGCGGCGCCGTCCTGCGGCGTTCCCGGCAGCTCGATCCGATCGCCTGCGCTCATCGCTCGTTCTCCACTCCCGTCACGAGGCGCGTTCCGTGCGCCTTCATTAGCCTGCGCGGCCCGTCCGCGCTATATGGGCGCGCGAGGATGGAAGAGAAGCCGCGCGGCGTCAACGCATGCGCGCGGCGCGATGCGAAAGGCGTGAACGGATGGGCGCGACGGAAAAGGCGAATGCGGCGAATACCCCCTGGCCGACGGAGCTGCGGGTCTCGAAGGACCGGCGCACCCTGACGGCGATCTTCGACGACGGCGCGACGTTCGCCCTGCCGGCGGAGTACCTGCGGGTGACGAGCCCCTCGGCGGAGGTGCAGGGGCACTC comes from Salinarimonas sp. and encodes:
- a CDS encoding methyltransferase domain-containing protein; its protein translation is MSRAAADRSEAVAGYEAAAAALIARYDTISAAELHAPHLRHLPAGPGRLLDVGAGTGRDAAFFAARGWTALAVEPAAAFRRAGAARHVDGPVAWEDDLLPGLPRVLARAETFDLVLVVGVWQHLAPRDRGPAMETLARLLAPDGALLLALRHGPAPADRATFPIDPAETIACAEAAGLRATYRDERPALQADARAAGVRWTWLVLGTAARPAPRRLTRRSPP
- the moaA gene encoding GTP 3',8-cyclase MoaA, with protein sequence MIDPFGRAISYLRVSVTDRCDFRCVYCMSEDMTFLPKRDLLTLEELDRLCTVFVRHGVRKLRITGGEPLVRRDIMTLFRSLGRHLDSGALEELTVTTNGSQLARHAAELAAVGVKRVNVSMDTLDPDKFRTITRWGDLGKVMAGLDAAQAAGLSVKINAVALKGVNEDEIEPMLDWAHGRGMDLTLIEVMPLGEIEPDRIDQFLPLSQVRARLMDRYTLTDLPDRTGGPARYVKVEETGGRLGFITPMTHNFCESCNRVRLTCTGTLYMCLGQEDAADLRTPLRRSESDEPVAQAIRDAILRKPKGHDFVIDRRVNRPAVGRHMSVTGG